A segment of the Lycium ferocissimum isolate CSIRO_LF1 chromosome 5, AGI_CSIRO_Lferr_CH_V1, whole genome shotgun sequence genome:
attgtagctgatatgaccgataggatgcatcgatatgtgatggggttggatcgttatttggttgatagctgtatggtaatggcttcccagccagggatggatattgctcgagtgCAGGCCTATGCACAGGGGATGGAAGAtcgacacagagggcgtcagcccgacagagatcatgacaggggccagcccaagagggctagatcggccggCTATTCTGGAGAGTCCCGAGGCGAGCGACCTCGAGTTTGCGACAAGAGATATCCTTCTTAGTCGGCCGTAGCACACCACAGTTTACAGGCAGGAGATCCGATAGTACAGGGTACGCAGGAgcaggtcagagctccagggcttcgggtcCGCGGGTGGACAGAGGTTccggtcagtcgaggccacccatacctcggtgttctcacTATGGGGGGCATCATCCaggggagtgttatcgtgctacgggtgcttgtttttcttgtggccgtcaaggccatgttatgagagagtgtccgtacaggggtggtccaggtggtgcagctcagcttactgggtcagttgctggttcatcttcctcttctgtagctatgcgccctatggggcggggtatgccgacaccagcaggccgtggcggagcctccagttttagaggtccatcgaaccgcctatatgcgttggccaGTAGACAAGATCAAGAGGCGTCACCAAACGcggttacaggtatatgagtccttattggaatatttttatgtatgtgtatttgctgtatgagtgttacttaatagcggcaagcagaaatccaaaggccgataaccaagtatttataagtaacggcgatcaaagTGTGTCCATCACTATTGGGAAtatggaagtctaggacggaaagtagtcatatccataggtgaaaagtgaatattgagggttgaaaaagggctaaaatagtaattgtggagtcaaaagagtaagagaccctttctaattcggagggagatgtgttatgggaACGTtccgaaatctgttaagacttcaaattactccagattatatgatgaaggtcatacggtgaggtggacgcgatcatactagtattaaagcatcgtatttcatcagagttccaaggttaagcgtgctggagtgagagaaattttaggatgggtgaccccctaggaagtgtactaaaagtcctataaagtcagacacaggagagacaaatgggaagctagagtagcctaagggaaattagagtatacagagtgggcggaaaccttaaaaggtcacataggacgaggcatcgaaccaagaagaaagaaggtgcattacGTACTCTAGAAGCAgggggtaagttgaatagcgtccggaaatattttgtaagcaagataNNNNNNNNNNNNNNNNNNNNNNNNNNNNNNNNNNNNNNNNNNNNNNNNNNNNNNNNNNNNNNNNNNNNNNNNNNNNNNNNNNNNNNNNNNNNNNNNNNNNGATTTTATActattgcaaattttatttggtttgaaaaaaaacgaaaggcatgtttgttttacgaaaaattttcattacgtgcgtatgttatgttttgtgggcccagtatgggtatggatattacgatagtcagcgggttcgctcggccctaggtaagggtcgggtgcccatcacaccctatcggaaattggggtgtgacagtatcgATGAGCTATTGGGTGGACCATCATAGATATTTGAGGGATTCCCTCCAAAATTTATGAATATAAAATCCAACTTGAAGAAGATAGTTTGCCAAGTGTGAAGAACCAAAGGAGATTGAATCCAACAATGCAAGAGGtggtaaaaaagaaaatcatcaaGTGGTTGGATATTGGGGTTGTCTACCCCGTTGCGAATAGCCCATGGGTTAGGTCGGTTCAATGTGTTCCAAAAAAGAGTGCCATGACAGTTGTGCCAAATGAGAAGAATGAGCTCATTTCAATGAGAACGGTTACCGGGTGGAGAATGTGTATGGATTATTAGAAACTCAACACCACGACTTGCAAATACCATTCccctatgccttttattgatcaaatgcttgatcggTTAGCGGGAAGGTCTTAGTATTATTTCTTGGATGGGTATTCCGGCTACAACTAAATCAACATTGCTTTAGAAGACCAAGAGAAGACAACATTCAGTTGCCCCTATGAGATCTTTGCTTTTAGCCGAATGCCATTTGGGTTATGCAATGCCCCCACTAATTTCCAAAGGTGTATGATGTCCATTTTCTCCGACATGGTTGAGGACTTCTTGGAGGTCTTCATGGATGattttttggttgttggtgactcttttgatgattgtcttgaCCATCTTTGTCAAGTGCTCAAGCAGTGTGAAGACACCAATCTTGTACTTAATTGGGAGAAATGTCATTTCATGGTGAAGGAAGGAATTTTCCTTGGTCATAAATCATTTCATGGTGAAGGAAGGAATTTTCCTTGGTCATAAAATCTccgaaaagggaattgaggtcgATAAAGCAAAAAATTAACGTTATTGACAAGCTTCCTGCACTTATTTCCATCAAAGGAGTTCAAAGCTTTTGAGGCATGCCGGATTCTATCCGCAATTCATCACAGACTTCTCAAAGATAGCCAATCCTATGtgtaagcttcttgaaaaagaggctaagttaTGTTTGATCAGAAGTGCCTTAAGGCATTTGAAGAATTGAAGGAAAGGCTCACATCGGCTCCCATTATTATTTCTTTCGATTGGTCACTACCCTTTGAACTcatgtgtgatgctagtgggTTTGGTATTGGAGCGGTGCTTGGTCAAAGGCACAAAAAGATCATgcatatgatatattatgctagcAAAACACTTAATGGAACCCAAATGAACTACACAGTGACCGAGCAAGAGTGGCTTGCTATTGTGTATGCCTTAGAAAAAATTTTGGCCTACCTATTGAGATCCAATCGGCGATGTACACCAATCATGTCGTGTTGTGCTATTTTATGATGAAGAAGAATGCAAAGCCAAGATTGATTAGATGGGTTCTCTTGTTGCAGCAATTTGACTTTGAAGTCAAAGATTGAAAGGGTTTGGAGAATCAAGTTGTGGATCATCTTTCTAGACTTGAGAAAGTCGAGAGATCTTGAACTTGATGATGCCTTCCCGGATGAACAACTCCTGGCCTTCTTTTGTGAGATAGCTCCATGGTACACCGATATTGCCAACTCTTGGTCACCTGTCTTATTCCCGATGAAGTTAAATCTtatcaaaagaagaagtttttgTGGGATTATTGATACTACTATTGGTATGAGCCTTAATTGTTCCAAATATGTGATGACAACATCATTCGGCGTTGTTTCTCTGAAGATAAAGTGATGCCGATCCTATAGGTTTGTCATGGCTCTCCGTTTGGGAGTCATCATGGTGGATATGGAATGGTGGCCAAGGTGCTTGAGTGTGTCTATTATTGGCCCACCATTTATCATGATGCAAATTTGATGGCAAGATCTTGTGACCAATGCCAAAGGCAAGGGTCAATTGCAAAAAGGCATGAGATGCCTTTAAACTTTGTGATGGAGGTAGAGAAAGCTCTTTGATGTTTGGGGGCTTGATTTCATGGGTTTCCCTTTGTGAGCTCTTGTGGTATGAAGTATATTTTAGTGGCCGTTGATTATGTCTCCAAATGGCTAGAAGTGTGGCTTTGCCCAACAATGAGGCGAGGCGTGTCACGGGTTTCTTGAAGAAGAACATCTTTAATTGCTTTGGCACCCCAAGGGCCATTATTAGTGATGGTGGTTCTCATTTTTGCAACAACGCCTTTGCAGGATTGCTAGAGAAGTATGGTGTCAAGCACAAGGCGGCCTCACCATATCATCCTCAAACTACTGGCCAAGTGGAGGTCTCTAATATGGAGATAAAGATTATCTTAGCCAAATAGTAAATGAAAATCAAACCAATTGGTCCCGGAAGCTATATGATGATCTTTGGGCTTATAGAATGGCATTCAAAATTCCTATTGGGACTTCACCTTACCGGTTGGTTTTTGTAAGGCTTGTCGTTTGCCGAATGAGCTCGAACGTAAATCCATGTGGGCGTTGAAGAAGCTCAATCCTGATAAACCGAGGCTATCAAGCTTCGGGTATCTCAACTCAATGAGTTGGATGAGTTTTGATTCCATGCGTATGAAAGTGCGGCCGTGTACAAAGAAAGGATGAAACACTACCATGAAAAAAAGATCTTGAAGTGAGATTTCCAAGCCAGTAATTTGGTCCTATTGTTCAATTAAAGGTTGAAGATCTTTTCGGGCAAACTTAAGTCCAAACGGTCTGGTCCTTTGAATTGGTGTCTGGAGATGGGACTCGAACTTTTAAAGTGAATGGCCAAAGGGTGAAGCACTACCTTGGTGCTGTTGATAGAGACCAAATTGTTGATAGATTTCGTCTAAAAGAAGGCCCTATGCCCGACTCTATGTGAAGTGGTAAAATCATCGTTCCATGACATTAAATTAAGAGCTTCTTGGGAAGCAACCCAAGTTTATTTTTATGTCGTGTGAATTTTGTTTTGTACTGTTTAGATGTTTGTCTGTGTGCTAGACAAAAGATCAAGGGAAATGAGgcaaaaggaagaaatatgtgAAAAATTGCAGGTTCAGCTCAATTATGGACCGTAAAACCCACCATAAAAATAAGTTACGGTCCCTAAATTGAACCGTAAGAGGGAGGTTGAAAATAAGCTTACTGGAAATGGGATCAAGTTACGCCAAATAAAATGGGCCGTAAAAAAATTCGACGGTCGGTATGTTTTACAAGCCGTACTTTGTCATCATCACGTCAATAATGACCATAGGTAAGTCGCGTAACTGGGACTGTAAATCCCAGTTACAGAGCATAACTTGACCGTAAAAGTCAGGCATCGGTTTAAATACCTAACCCAACCTCACCGCTCCCAGTCTTCACAAATTCAAAACGCTCCCTCTCGTCTCCAGCTTAACCGTAGATCATTCCCTTCCctttaactacccattactacATCTCATCATTTCATGTAACGACCCGCTCGGTTGTTTAAAGAGTTGTGCTTTGTTTGGTGTGTCTTCAATTCCAGAAGCTCAATTATATTTGTAACACAATTGAAATTTCTAAAGTGTTTAAGGCCTAACAAGAGATTTAGCACGTGCtaattaattcatcttttgCATGCCAATAGAATCCATGATATTAAATAATATAGTGGAAAGGTTAAAACATGTGTACTATATAGTTTGGAAATGTATTGGCTATGGCTACAGTGGATGGGCTTATCAATATTTGATAATCTACATTTATAACCTTGTTTGGACGTGTCCTTAAGGTATTTAACACATATAACTATTCTAGTTGCTGCATATTTGATTATATAGTAATGGACCATTAATTTGTTGAGGTTAAAGTAAGTGTTTTCTTAAAAAGGTCTTAAATTAATAAATGTGGAGAGACCAATCTTTGCTTCGATATTTTACTGTGGCAGTGATGTGCCTTGAAATTACAGCACATATGATGCTTTTTGACTATAAGTcgtacttgtttttaagcaagtttgtgttgttttgatgtgtttttgttaTGTTTCAGGAAAATGACTACTAAATGGACAAAACAAGGAATTTTCACTGAAGTATGTACATTTTGTagaagtacgggccgtacataTTTGTACGTCCTGTACAAGTATCATGTACCTCGATGGCAAGAAATAGAACACCTCTATTGTGGAAGATGATGTACGGGCAAAAAGGACGGGACGTACTTTGAAGTATGGCCCGTACATTTAGCCCGTACTAGGTGACCTAACTTGCAAACGAGCAGCTCATACATTTATTGTACTGGACATACTTAattgtacgtcccgtactttatTCCATCAAGGGAAGTTTTGTCTTAAGGAAGATTCCGAGTTTTGGACCTTATAAATAGTTTATCATAGGGTTTTATGTATCATTCATTATCAGTTTTAGACTTTATTCTCATAGCATTGAATACTCTTGGTTGAAGCTTTTGAGGACAAGATTTATCTTTTCCATCTTACTTTTCATCAATTGTAAGCATCAATGACTTTTACAAACCTTTATTTTGCAATTAAtaccatgagtagctaatttctctactaaggttgtgaacctaAGGATGGGTGTTATGTGAATGGGTCTTTCCtattgatatatgtataatggattgttagggtttatttattcttcggtcttcattcataattgatggttgcaaacatcAATTTAAGTCATAAACTTTGCTTTACTTGGGTAAGTGAGTAGGGTTTGGTACggataaataacaagaactcgaGGCGTTAACCCTCGTTTAATAAATTCTCTTAGAAATAAGATGAGTTTACTTGGCACatattaatcgttcttcatataCACTCTTtaatatttggaaaaatcataaagagaaataCTTTATAACTATTGGGAAATATTAGGGAGTCAagtagagattaagtgcattcatacaacaatccattagaagtatatcatattaaGACCCAGAGCATTACACTtcatctaaaggggacacaaccttggttttcTTTTATCCATTTATTATAACCAAAAGTaattagttagcaattagttagTAAACAACCAATCTTCTACAAACTCAGCGGAATACTAAACTAGACCGCAAGAAAGTACTCTATGACTTTCGTAACCTTTTCAAACCATATTccttgtgggattcgaccccaacctagttgggttactatatttgacattgtCTGCTTTACGCCATTTGATCGGTgcaatttgagcgtatcaaattttggcggcGTTGCAGGGGAATAcgattttgaaaattattaaatagtttgTGCTTTACTTAAAGTCTTTttctattccatcacaccttgtttgctgtTTACTGTGAACCAGCTGATCATGAACAATAGAGGAGGATGTGGAGCAGGTGGTAATAGGGGTTTGCAAGCGCAAGATCCACCAGTGGTAGTGGAGGTTGAGAATGTCTTCACGAATATGCTAGACGCGGTGGAAtatgcatctgctattgttACACCTAGGGTGAATGTTGCAAACTGCAAGATTGACTCCATTATCTACCAATTGCTCAAACTTGAGGGATATTTTCGGAACCCTACCAACGATAACCCTCATCAACATTTCAAGAATTTCGTGGGTGTGTGTGCCCAACATATGTGGAATGTTATTCCAGATGATGCTATTCGGCCAAGAGTTTTCAAATAGCCTTTAGCTGGTGAAGCAAGAGTTTGGTTTGAGAAGCTACCCCACAATAGTATTCATACGTGGGGAGAGTTGGTTGCTATTTTTCTCAAGAAGTGGTTTCCGCGAAGCAAGAAATCTCAAATTCGTGACAAGATATATGATTTCAAATAGCTTCCGGGGGAATCACTATTTTAATCTTAGGAGAGATTCAAGGAATATTTGCAGAAGTCTCCAAATCAGGGTTTTCCAGAGCATATATTGATGGAGAACTTCTATAGAGGGCTAGATCCATTGACACAAGCAGTGGCGAACAATGCAGCTCATGGGTGTTTTATGGACAAGACCTATACCCGAATCACTTAATTGCTTGATAAGCTTACTACTCACAATCAAGCCTGGCATTTGGGTGGTACTGACAATGTAGCCTATGGAGCTCCAATGATCCATAATATTGTGAAGGAGAATCAAGAGACTCAGCAGACTCTAGCTCAGATAGCAACCAATATTTCTTTGCAGGCAAATAGACTTGATGAAAGGGAAGCGAAGAAACTTAATGTTGTTGAACAAGTTCCGGGAATGCCCAAGGGAATGTGACAAGTTCAAGATGGTCCATATCAAGAGGGGCCTCCTATGCAGTATGAAAATGCTAACAATGTTAATAACTCTCAACGGGGTTACCAAAGGCAGAACTACCAAGGAGGCTATCAGAATTGGAATCATaatcaatggagacctcaaCAGGGACGAGGTAATTATAACAATAACTATGGTGGATTGAACCAAggaaactacaacaacaacaataattttggaaatagaaGTTCAAATCACTATATTTCACCAAAGGGTCAGTCGAATGAGCAAGGGAGTTCTAAGTTGGAGAGCATGCTTGAGAAGGTGCTAGACAACCAAAAAAAAGCAGATGGAACATTAAAGGGGCTGACTAAAACTGTAGGATCTCACACTACTTCTATTCAGAAGCTCGAGTCGCAGATGTGAGATATTTTCAGAGAACAACACCTTCAACAGAAGGGAGGGCTTCCTAGTGACACTATTTCAAATTCGAAGAGTGGTGGAGGTAATTCTTATGAGAGGTGTGCTGCTATTAGCACTCAGAGTGGGAAACTACTTCAAAGTGCAGAAAAGAAGGGGATTAATCTCGAGCCAATTGCTGAAGAAGAAGAGGCACAATCTGATATACCAACAATTATTGATGAGGTCCAGACAGAAGTTCTTATTCCTAAGCAGGTTGCTAATATTCCGGACAGTTCTAAAAAGCATGAAGGCAGTAGCGACACTAGCAAAGCAATAGTTAAAGGGGCTCTTCGCCCATTGACCCAACTATTTAAATCTACACCTCTCTTTCCACATAGGTAGATGAAGAAGACTGAGGATGCTAAGTGTCAAATGTTCTATGATCAGTTGAAGCAGCTATTGATGAgcattctttttcttgatgCCTTCCAAGAGATGCCAGGTTTTGTGAACTATTTGAAGGAGTTGTTGACAAAGAAGAGACCTATCAAACATGTCACTGTGAGTCTGACTCATCGTGTTAGTTCTATCATATCTACAACCAGTGTTCAGAAGATAGAGGATCCAGGGTCCTTTACTATTCCATGTTCTGTTGGTCACCATGATTTTGCCCGTGCTTTATGTGATAATGGGGCTAACATTGACCTCATGCCGCTTGCTATCTATAAGGAATCAGGGTTAGGAATGCCTAGACCTACCACCATGCGACTACAGAATGCCGATAGATCTATAAAGAGGCTAATTGGGGTTGTTGATGATGTGCTTATTCGAGTTGGCGAATTCCTTCTACCGGTAGATTTCGTAATTCTTGATTATGCTGTTGATTGAGATATACCTATTATGAAGGGGATACCTTTCCTTGCCACGGGAAGGGCTCATAGAGAAGAACGAGATCAAGTTTCGTGTTAATGATGAAGAGGTGACTTTTCAAGCTAGCAAGGGAATGAAGCTACCGAGTGCTTACGAAAGCATTTCGGTTATTGATGCCATTGATGTGATAGATGAGGCTGTTGAATTTAAAATGTATGAAGAATGTTTGGGTGAGGCTCTAGCAACCATATTGGTGAACTTTGATGCTGATGATATGGAAGGTTACGTGGAGATTGTTAATTCTCTTGTGGGGTTAGGTTCCTACtcttactgttacacctcgaaaaattttccgttgttgcgcagtgaatagactagcgaagaGTATGAAGCATATGatatttcgataagtaagaaatagcatttgatgacctcaagtaagatttcaaaaacattcgatgttagacgagaaagattgccaagagaaggcaaggcttaCGATAAGCATCAgaaagaatttatgagtaatgagttaatggtgacttaaagatattccaaggaagagttataacgtcccttagattggtattaaggtgttagacaagtgccaagaaggtttcataaggattggagatcaaacgagtcgacgacaACAAGATCGGAACCACCGGACATTATACGGCCGGACATCGTACAAAATATACGGACCCATATGTTCCGTAGGTTCAACCCGTATCGGCATACCTCaccggaccaaacatacggtccgtacatacGGCCTAAAGgttgaaaaatatacggaccgtatgttggtccggtCGGGACAAacatttgtgtatttaataagggatccaagtttcatttatttcatttcacctttcactccttctctctaaaaAACATCTCTCCatatttctcccacaagttttcaagagaaatagtgttcaacttcatcaaaccaattGAATCAAGCAtaaaaacccattaaagttcatccggaagcaagaatccaagagaaGGAGAAATTAGGGTTTTACTCAAGTAAGGTGTTTGCACTCAAGGTTAAttcctacaccttctaaggtaagttttattatgtttccatgttatttgaagtatttgaaagttgaaacactggattatacaaggaaataggaaatgggtcatgaatgtgggaatataGTCACTTTTTGGGGTAAATGTTGGAAAGTCAGATTTTGATGATTttaatatgatcatgttataaaagATATTGAGAAATGGAATAGTTGTATANNNNNNNNNNNNNNNNNNNNNNNNNNNNNNNNNNNNNNNNNNNNNNNNNNNNNNNNNNNNNNNNNNNNNNNNNNNNNNNNNNNNNNNNNNNNNNNNNNNNGCCGAATCTTCAACTCtattgaatgctacacctccttgtctcttccCAACAACTACTACATGTTCTTATACACCTGATGAGGAGCTAATTTGATAGAGAAActagatttttggatcaatttgtaggagggtgttctcggccagcttgtagccgagagcctctctctctatcactaAATTTTTGCACTTTGCAATGTTGAAATGAAAGTGAACTGATTTGTGAATCAGAAATTTCCCTTTTATATGCAATCCAcaaggtggacatgtgtcccacccaagccTTTAGCCAATAATAGTTGGCAATtcacaagtggggcccacacggccacttaggcttcactaatggtgtaattaagttcttaatctcacttagtcatccaatcttggtcaattgatccttattctccaataattttcttataccaaacgaaatccataggcaacttgtgcatagaaatgaaatcgggaggtgaaaacccttaccgagaaccctaaaaccgctttgtctttaacttgtcgcacttagctttataatgttcCAATgtaagatacgggacataacatatTACAGGGTAAACTCCggcgaaattttcatagaatttccaacaacttaacattcgaggacgaatgttttcaaagaggggaagaatgttacaccttgaaaaaaatttcgttgatgcacaacgaatagactaacgaagggcacgaagtatacgatgtttcaataagtgagagatagcatttgatgacccaaattgagatttcaaagacattcgaggcaagagaagaaagtttgccaagaaaggcaaggtatacgttatgtatcggaaaagatttacgagtaacaagttaaggATGACTTAATGATTTcctggagaagagttataacatcccttagattgtcaataaagtgttagacaagtgtcaagaaggttccataaggattggacaTCAAGCGAACGATAGAAATCATTTCagggaaatggggttatacgactgacttatacgatccgtataagggtccgtataacacccaacagaaGTGGTGTTTTgcctgatggtgaaccacgaccacttatacagaccgtacaatcttctacggaccgtataagtgtcggTGGAAGTCCCAacgggctgagttaagttcaattatataaatgtgttcccacttcattaatttcatttcccacacttcttcatctctctcaagacctctagaaggttccacatacttcatattcaagaatacaaaggaaatcaaaggtttgtgtcataaatccaagagaatcaagtgcaagaaacttaTTAGGGTTCATCTAAGGCAAGAAATttcattggaagtgaactagggttttggctcaagtgaagtatttccactcaagactcGTTCCatactatctaaggtaagttttatagtcattccatgttgtttaaggtatttagaggttgaaagacttatattatgaaaggagatagaaaatggatTACAAAGGTGAGAATAAGggcattttgagtagtagcttggaatgagtcatgattcttgatatgttgttgttataattatgttataaatgaaattaaGAACATAGGATAAACACTATATGTGAGTAAATGTAATGGggtactatgaccatggttatggatgatgtgAAATGAAATTGGacaatatggataatataggtatatgaagattgttgcttatgatgttgtgaatgttattatagacatttgggagttgatatatgatataaggaaagttgtataaacaaaggaaatgctgcccaattttctctagctttagttgagCATGTTCTTGCGGCCGATTAGCTAATGATAATACGAaatctcttgaaggtagaaacgagaacattggaggcgaacgttcaagcgatagtgtcgctaaacgaaaaggtatgtaaggctagtcccttctttctaaggcatgactcccatggcatgaattctcctattttTCCTATGATTTTCATACGTCCTGgcaattatgagtctatgattataaagagcttcacatgagatagagaaacaaaatatgttatgagcatgatagtgatgatgacgAGTTAACCCCAAAGATTCTAAAGCTAATAATTCTAGCTATAAtgcattgatgttgtttattatatacactcaccttatatgttaatttcttcaaggtgaggcagaatgttatgaatgctccataatggaatcgggggttcacgaccttatgtcacccgaataaagtatagttatctttgagatactatgcatgcattatgatgagtacatgatgataatatcacaccgcgcctatatggtcgggcagacaccactaaggCAGGGCCGTATACACCATGCTttgatggcatgggcagacaccactagtgggcggcatgagatggttaccccagaCACGGGAGGTCTGGACctgggctaatgatgatcagaccgtacctatatggtcgggcagcttatatagatatacatatgcatacatgatatgataacGTTTATGAAGTGAGTTAGCATGCTTTATTTCTATCAAAATTTACAGTTAGTTACAGGTTGTTCTCCACTTGATGtctccctatttcattgatgtattgttgttgtttatgccttacatactcagtacaatgctcgtgctgacgtccttttctttggatgttgtgttcatgcccataggtaggcagggaggtgatccagattcataAGAGCTATCaacagactttgagagcactccattgttccggaggtgccgttgcgtattattttgtgtatatataatttgggcacgatggggtcccatcccgtccatatatctagtactctagtagaggctcgtagatacgtatgtgtgggtagtatggtctcacgatgtccttatggtatgtatattattttgatagccgaagggcttatgtatataaaggtaaatatgtttcaagtgaaaatggttcttccatgattataagCACGAG
Coding sequences within it:
- the LOC132057754 gene encoding uncharacterized protein LOC132057754; protein product: MKKTEDAKCQMFYDQLKQLLMSILFLDAFQEMPGFVNYLKELLTKKRPIKHVTVSLTHRVSSIISTTSVQKIEDPGSFTIPCSVGHHDFARALCDNGANIDLMPLAIYKESGLGMPRPTTMRLQNADRSIKRLIGVVDDVLIRVGEFLLPVDFVILDYAVD